In a single window of the Thiohalophilus sp. genome:
- a CDS encoding sigma-54 dependent transcriptional regulator: MTLEEHEAPNDVRPVVLIAEDDINMRKLIATMLEDMPVRVIQATSSQQALDYIESERIDVVVTDMCMPKVDGLEVLRFARQHDHLTQVILITGYGTVESAVDSLKAGAFDYISKPFDNTELRHTVEMAVEHNRLARENRSLRQKSGIADDIEIVGRSASMDEVDRLINASAAYDCGVLVSGESGCGKEMVARKIHNLSGRSEGNFVALNCAAVPENIIESELFGYTRGAFTGADRNKPGLLEKANGGTLFLDEINNASLGFQAKLLRVLQDGTYYRIGDTELREMDARVMAASNRSLQELIDNGEFRQDLYYRLKVIEIDIPSLRERRSDIPVLAHYFLHKHSQRLGKPVTDISTKALGALMRHDWPGNVRELENVIQRMLILSTEDNLNEDVLPPEFREGVESPTRALDCMPPQSLEELEAFFIQKTLREQAGDRAMTAEILQIDKSTLWRKMKRYGITEP; encoded by the coding sequence ATGACGTTGGAAGAACATGAGGCGCCGAATGACGTGCGGCCTGTAGTACTGATTGCCGAAGATGATATTAATATGCGTAAACTCATAGCGACAATGCTTGAGGATATGCCGGTCAGGGTCATTCAGGCAACGAGTTCCCAGCAGGCGCTGGACTATATAGAGTCCGAACGAATTGACGTGGTGGTCACCGACATGTGTATGCCCAAGGTTGATGGGCTTGAAGTTCTACGGTTTGCGCGTCAACATGATCACCTTACCCAGGTTATCTTGATAACCGGTTATGGGACGGTTGAGTCCGCGGTAGATTCCCTCAAGGCCGGGGCTTTTGATTATATCAGCAAGCCGTTTGATAATACGGAATTACGCCACACAGTGGAGATGGCTGTCGAGCACAATCGTCTGGCCCGCGAAAACAGGAGCCTGCGACAGAAAAGTGGTATAGCCGATGATATTGAAATTGTGGGTCGATCGGCCTCTATGGACGAAGTCGATAGACTGATTAATGCGTCTGCGGCGTATGATTGTGGTGTACTTGTCAGTGGCGAGAGCGGCTGTGGCAAGGAAATGGTGGCGCGTAAAATCCATAATCTTTCAGGGCGATCAGAGGGAAATTTTGTTGCTCTGAACTGTGCCGCTGTTCCGGAAAATATTATCGAGAGTGAATTGTTTGGTTATACACGAGGGGCATTTACCGGTGCTGATCGCAATAAACCCGGATTGCTGGAAAAAGCAAACGGGGGAACGCTGTTTCTTGACGAAATTAACAATGCTTCACTGGGTTTTCAGGCAAAACTGTTGCGGGTGCTTCAGGACGGAACCTATTACCGTATTGGCGACACCGAACTACGGGAGATGGATGCGCGAGTGATGGCAGCCAGCAATCGCAGTCTTCAGGAACTTATTGATAACGGGGAATTTCGTCAGGACCTGTACTATCGGTTGAAAGTGATAGAAATCGATATTCCCTCCTTGCGCGAGCGCCGTTCGGATATACCGGTGCTGGCTCACTACTTTTTGCATAAACATTCCCAACGCCTGGGTAAACCAGTAACAGATATTAGTACCAAAGCCCTTGGCGCGCTCATGCGTCACGACTGGCCCGGTAATGTCCGGGAACTGGAAAATGTGATTCAGAGGATGTTGATTCTGAGCACGGAAGATAATTTGAATGAAGATGTCTTGCCTCCCGAGTTTCGTGAGGGTGTCGAATCGCCAACACGTGCGCTGGATTGTATGCCGCCACAGAGCCTGGAAGAACTGGAGGCGTTTTTTATTCAGAAAACCTTACGCGAGCAAGCCGGGGATCGGGCAATGACGGCCGAAATACTTCAAATCGACAAGTCCACCTTGTGGCGGAAAATGAAGCGTTACGGGATTACCGAGCCCTGA
- a CDS encoding EAL domain-containing protein, whose product MSDAELLRLLTIFDNPEEAESLINTLRNAGHIIRDIRVEDAEDLEKALEENPVDIVLAKQTTPLISAKQAVDYIVKSGRDIPVIVVTPAGQMDDAIDALQVGARDSIELGKNERLKHLIKREVNDLNNRRDRRRNEKMLHESEKRARDLIDNSRDAISYVHDGMHIYANNAYLKMFGYDTLEDIEGVPILDMVSSEDHTKLKDFLRKYAKGQSTDDTLDVHGQTLEGAKFKITMEFSTASMEGEVCSQIIIRDQSNTKELEKQLNVLSKQDLLTGLYNRNYFLEQVDKIVAKTVGDKAQGALLYIVIDEFEKHKEEHGISGADLLLTDLAGMLKSKVGSMGTLARFEGHHFTFLLTDTDIKRAEKIAGGLIKLIQDHSSDINGKIVSAKACIGVAHINETVKNTQEAVNRAIKGFHAAEKEGGNRYYIYNPAVEDLEEQEQIAHWSHSIKEALKKNRFRLLYQPIVSLHGETGEHYEVLVRMLNEKNEEIPPSEFIPPANQTDLMKYIDRWIIANTFKVLSERMQQKKQTRFFIKLSQGSLIDPEFLPWVTERIKSVRLDATLLTFEISEDTALNNLNAAKKLVDGFRQLNCRTALENFGMEQNTFQSMKQLPVDYIKIHANLIQNLAQNVEHQDKVKEITSESGERSILSIATSVEDANSLAVLWQCSIDFFQGHFLQEPSPELNYDFEEGF is encoded by the coding sequence GTGAGTGACGCGGAACTTCTCAGACTCCTGACTATTTTCGACAATCCGGAAGAGGCCGAAAGCCTGATCAACACCCTGCGCAACGCCGGGCATATCATCCGCGACATCCGTGTCGAGGATGCCGAGGATCTGGAAAAAGCCCTGGAAGAGAACCCCGTCGATATCGTGCTGGCCAAACAGACCACCCCCCTGATCAGCGCCAAACAGGCGGTCGACTATATTGTTAAATCCGGACGCGATATTCCTGTCATCGTGGTGACACCTGCAGGTCAAATGGATGATGCGATTGATGCCCTGCAGGTTGGCGCACGGGACAGCATCGAACTGGGCAAGAACGAACGGCTCAAGCATCTCATCAAACGCGAAGTCAATGATCTGAACAACCGGCGGGATAGGCGGCGCAATGAAAAAATGCTGCACGAATCGGAAAAGCGTGCCCGCGATTTGATCGACAACTCCCGGGACGCCATTTCATACGTCCATGACGGCATGCATATCTACGCCAATAACGCCTACCTCAAGATGTTTGGCTACGACACTCTTGAAGACATCGAAGGCGTGCCGATACTGGATATGGTCAGCAGTGAAGACCACACCAAACTGAAAGACTTTCTGCGCAAGTACGCCAAAGGTCAGAGTACCGACGATACCCTGGACGTCCACGGGCAGACTCTGGAGGGGGCCAAATTCAAGATCACCATGGAGTTCTCCACTGCGAGCATGGAGGGCGAAGTCTGCTCGCAAATCATTATTCGCGATCAATCCAATACCAAGGAACTGGAAAAACAGCTCAATGTGCTGAGCAAGCAGGATCTGCTGACAGGTCTGTACAACCGCAACTACTTCCTGGAGCAGGTTGACAAAATCGTCGCCAAAACGGTTGGCGACAAGGCGCAGGGGGCATTGCTCTATATCGTCATCGATGAGTTCGAGAAACATAAGGAAGAACATGGCATTTCCGGTGCCGATCTTCTGCTCACCGATCTCGCCGGTATGCTCAAGAGCAAAGTCGGCTCAATGGGGACCCTTGCCCGTTTTGAAGGCCATCATTTCACCTTTTTGCTCACCGACACCGACATAAAGCGGGCGGAAAAGATTGCCGGCGGACTGATCAAGCTGATTCAGGACCACTCCTCGGACATCAATGGCAAGATTGTCAGCGCCAAGGCCTGCATCGGGGTGGCGCATATTAACGAAACGGTAAAAAACACCCAGGAAGCGGTTAATCGCGCCATCAAGGGTTTCCATGCCGCGGAAAAAGAAGGCGGCAATCGTTATTATATTTACAACCCGGCAGTGGAAGACCTGGAAGAGCAGGAACAGATCGCTCATTGGTCACACAGCATTAAGGAAGCACTCAAAAAAAATCGGTTCAGACTGTTGTACCAGCCGATCGTCAGCCTGCATGGCGAAACAGGCGAACATTATGAAGTGCTGGTGCGTATGCTGAACGAGAAGAACGAAGAGATTCCGCCTTCTGAATTCATCCCGCCCGCCAATCAGACGGACCTGATGAAATATATCGATCGCTGGATAATCGCCAATACTTTCAAGGTTCTGAGCGAACGCATGCAGCAGAAAAAACAGACTCGTTTTTTCATAAAGCTGTCACAGGGCTCTTTGATCGATCCTGAGTTTTTACCCTGGGTAACGGAGCGCATCAAGTCAGTACGCCTGGATGCGACTCTGCTCACCTTTGAAATCAGCGAAGACACCGCACTGAACAACCTTAATGCGGCGAAGAAACTTGTTGACGGTTTCAGACAGCTTAATTGCCGCACGGCCCTTGAAAACTTCGGCATGGAGCAGAATACTTTCCAGTCCATGAAACAGCTGCCGGTCGATTATATCAAGATACACGCCAATCTGATTCAAAACCTTGCCCAAAACGTCGAGCATCAGGACAAGGTCAAGGAAATTACCAGCGAATCCGGCGAGCGCAGCATTCTGAGTATCGCGACCAGCGTTGAGGATGCCAACAGCCTCGCTGTGCTATGGCAATGCAGTATCGATTTCTTCCAGGGCCACTTCCTGCAGGAGCCCAGCCCGGAGTTGAATTACGACTTCGAAGAAGGCTTCTGA
- a CDS encoding two-component system sensor histidine kinase NtrB, with the protein MSGIVVLAVILAAVLAVVLVLYVRDRLILARLHESILDAQEGTLEPLKVEVPPNNQLNALVKDFNVMMGALRSMFDTVEKCQMRVMNERNKMNALLQSLPGALLSIDDNLRVTAINSQTEDLFGCRSAELENHNLFDLLVVDERDREILRDAFLYKRQIHNHVLHTRLNNRELWLALNMSFLTEEDVGMDAVLIFQDITDYKNLQESVYYREKLVAMGQLAAGIAHELNTPLGNIIGYSQVLSDNVSDLEKQTHYTGIIVSEAKRCSRIVQDLLNYGRKDQCYGDGCNVNQLIRELLDTFSSCRLQRQPVDIDLDLDENEPLVNGGCGELDIVFTNLIINSLSALEGREEPLIRVRTQVVNNKEVLATVEDNGPGVSPEIRGRIFDPFFTTGEMGHESGLGLAISQAMIGRRGGSLRLDSSCSTGARFVIRLYREAK; encoded by the coding sequence ATGAGCGGGATTGTCGTATTGGCTGTGATCCTGGCGGCTGTGCTTGCCGTTGTACTGGTGCTCTATGTCCGTGATCGGCTGATACTTGCACGCTTGCACGAGAGCATCCTGGATGCCCAGGAAGGAACCCTCGAGCCGCTCAAGGTGGAAGTCCCGCCGAATAATCAGCTCAATGCCCTGGTCAAGGATTTCAACGTGATGATGGGCGCGCTGCGCTCAATGTTTGATACCGTTGAAAAGTGTCAAATGCGCGTAATGAATGAGCGCAACAAGATGAATGCCCTGCTGCAAAGTCTGCCCGGCGCGCTGCTCTCGATTGATGATAACTTGCGTGTTACTGCAATAAACAGCCAGACAGAAGACCTGTTCGGTTGTCGATCGGCCGAGCTGGAAAATCATAATCTGTTTGATTTGCTGGTAGTCGACGAGCGTGATCGGGAAATTTTACGTGATGCGTTCCTGTACAAGCGCCAAATACATAACCATGTTCTACATACACGGCTTAACAATCGTGAGCTCTGGCTGGCGCTGAACATGTCTTTTTTGACGGAAGAAGATGTGGGTATGGACGCCGTGCTTATCTTTCAGGATATAACCGACTATAAAAACCTGCAGGAATCCGTCTATTATCGTGAAAAACTGGTTGCAATGGGACAGTTGGCCGCCGGTATCGCCCATGAGCTGAATACGCCGCTGGGGAACATTATTGGCTACTCCCAGGTATTATCGGATAACGTATCTGATTTGGAAAAGCAAACACATTACACCGGCATTATTGTCAGCGAGGCGAAAAGATGTTCGCGTATCGTTCAGGATCTTTTGAATTATGGGCGCAAAGATCAATGCTATGGTGATGGGTGCAACGTTAATCAGTTAATCCGCGAATTACTCGATACATTCTCAAGCTGTCGGTTGCAACGGCAACCGGTTGATATTGATCTTGATCTGGATGAAAACGAACCTTTGGTTAACGGTGGTTGTGGCGAGCTGGACATTGTGTTTACAAATTTGATAATTAATTCGCTGTCTGCTTTGGAGGGTCGTGAAGAACCTCTGATACGCGTCCGTACCCAGGTAGTCAATAACAAGGAAGTTCTGGCGACAGTGGAGGATAACGGGCCGGGCGTCTCACCCGAGATCCGCGGCAGAATCTTTGATCCTTTCTTTACCACCGGTGAAATGGGACATGAAAGCGGGCTGGGACTTGCAATAAGTCAGGCAATGATTGGTCGTCGTGGCGGAAGTTTGCGACTTGATTCCTCATGTTCAACCGGAGCCCGGTTTGTCATCCGGCTGTATAGAGAAGCAAAATGA
- a CDS encoding sulfurtransferase TusA family protein, translated as MMMLFNLFRGPKRRQNRQITEQSREVELTDGRRVNVRQRVECLGDGCPKPQLLTLKALSLVEPGEVVELVTDSVTAAETISAMMNLADGEYLATERDEGVWRVYIQRLADGAAEQV; from the coding sequence ATGATGATGCTGTTCAATTTATTCCGCGGCCCGAAACGGCGACAGAATCGGCAGATCACCGAGCAGTCGCGCGAAGTAGAACTGACGGATGGACGGAGGGTCAATGTCCGCCAACGGGTGGAGTGTTTGGGCGACGGTTGTCCCAAACCCCAACTGTTGACGCTGAAGGCGTTATCGCTGGTCGAGCCCGGTGAAGTGGTGGAACTGGTGACCGACAGTGTCACCGCCGCGGAGACCATCTCGGCCATGATGAATCTGGCTGACGGGGAATACCTTGCAACCGAACGTGACGAGGGAGTCTGGCGGGTTTACATACAACGCCTGGCGGACGGTGCAGCAGAGCAAGTTTGA
- a CDS encoding cytochrome c3 family protein: protein MKDIMKKLGHRLKWGVSVSVLAIGVATVWSMIAVDATTYNPEGTEYHGWGADTISQIHEGIVMTAPINIANACGLGASSCFKCHSGRRAEKPGDNLWHSQHAEVNYSCTGCHAGNDRLMRESMAHRGLVNDPRKESGETCASCHSEKEVVEFLKIYAEE, encoded by the coding sequence ATGAAAGACATCATGAAAAAGCTGGGGCACCGCTTGAAGTGGGGTGTGTCAGTGAGTGTGCTGGCGATCGGGGTCGCGACAGTCTGGAGCATGATTGCGGTCGATGCCACGACATACAATCCCGAAGGGACGGAATACCATGGTTGGGGGGCCGATACGATTTCACAAATTCACGAAGGTATCGTGATGACCGCGCCGATTAACATCGCCAATGCCTGTGGTCTGGGGGCATCTTCCTGTTTTAAATGCCATAGCGGCAGACGGGCCGAGAAACCCGGAGACAATCTGTGGCACAGCCAGCATGCAGAGGTGAACTACTCCTGCACGGGCTGTCACGCCGGGAATGACCGTTTGATGCGAGAAAGTATGGCGCACAGAGGGTTAGTCAATGATCCACGCAAGGAATCGGGGGAAACCTGTGCAAGTTGTCATAGTGAAAAAGAAGTTGTCGAGTTCCTGAAAATTTACGCTGAAGAATGA
- the extI gene encoding selenite/tellurite reduction operon porin ExtI — translation MNIIKYNLQSRKGLTAGFLTLGLALGGSAQAGPTLQYGEQGFLQFNYAVQFWGQSRGYTSATDDGDTNDFFLRRNRITLMGQYNDYVGYYAQLEAGNDSKGGNDDRAVYYRDAYLTLDYSDPIRFIAGRFKNTFSRENLEACLEPLTLDRSESLTYTPYGGTRDTGVAMWGNLADGMFQYRVMVSDGREGEETVSDSPRLTGRVHLSLLDPEYDYGYRGTYLGTQQVLTIGASFDQQDDIAYGSYSTREDPKDYSASTVDIFYEQPFDFGTLTLSSAVFDYSVDGFPTDPDPELNANVEREGMYAKAGYLLPNPVGLGRLQFFLRAEETEYGEELGLSDRSWNSVGANYYLNGQSLKLTFEHASIEFDEQHATNPALQDYDQTTVGLQMIF, via the coding sequence ATGAATATAATCAAATATAATTTGCAAAGCCGCAAAGGCTTGACTGCCGGATTTCTGACACTGGGTCTTGCCCTCGGCGGCAGTGCCCAGGCAGGCCCCACACTGCAGTACGGGGAACAGGGGTTCCTTCAATTCAACTATGCCGTGCAATTCTGGGGGCAGAGCCGGGGTTATACCTCGGCGACAGACGATGGCGATACCAACGATTTCTTCCTGCGCCGCAACCGCATAACACTGATGGGGCAATATAACGACTATGTCGGTTATTATGCCCAGCTGGAAGCGGGGAACGACAGCAAGGGCGGGAATGATGATCGTGCGGTTTACTATCGGGATGCTTACCTGACCCTGGACTACTCGGATCCTATCCGGTTTATTGCCGGGCGCTTCAAGAACACCTTCAGTCGTGAAAACCTGGAGGCCTGTCTTGAGCCGCTGACCCTGGATCGATCTGAGTCGCTGACTTATACGCCTTATGGCGGGACACGCGATACAGGTGTTGCCATGTGGGGTAATCTGGCAGACGGTATGTTCCAGTACCGGGTGATGGTATCCGACGGTCGCGAAGGCGAAGAAACAGTGTCCGACAGCCCGAGACTGACGGGGCGTGTTCACCTCAGCTTGCTGGATCCTGAATACGACTACGGCTACCGGGGTACTTATCTGGGGACACAACAGGTGCTGACGATTGGTGCGAGTTTCGACCAACAGGATGATATTGCATATGGCAGTTACTCGACCCGCGAGGATCCCAAGGATTACTCGGCATCCACGGTGGATATCTTCTATGAACAGCCTTTCGACTTCGGTACGCTAACGCTCTCCAGTGCGGTATTCGACTACTCGGTTGACGGCTTTCCGACGGATCCGGATCCCGAGTTGAATGCCAATGTGGAACGTGAAGGGATGTATGCCAAGGCGGGTTACCTGCTTCCGAACCCGGTCGGATTGGGGCGTCTGCAGTTCTTCCTCCGGGCCGAAGAGACGGAATACGGCGAGGAACTCGGCCTGTCCGATCGAAGCTGGAACAGCGTCGGCGCCAATTACTATCTCAATGGTCAATCCCTGAAGCTCACATTTGAACATGCCTCTATCGAGTTCGACGAGCAGCATGCAACCAATCCGGCGCTTCAGGACTACGACCAGACGACCGTAGGTCTGCAAATGATCTTCTAG
- a CDS encoding YeeE/YedE family protein, producing MSEHTATATTKIENSGEGLLHRGSIWSIIIVALVAIASAIALSADTRWIYLLVYAWFGLIYGLLLQYGRFCMASAVRDLFAVQVPRMAVGIMIATALFSLTAALVTVSGTSTFYPHPLGWHIIIGGLIFGFGMIFTGGCASGSLYKSGEGNVGSMLVVASISFSQALFVDLGSWSNAFAPASWAQSAAEKGMPAELSVTDGWFDQFMAGYIWDLSGGTVGQWLDSGNQWIDAFIGNAFLSAILPVLVLVLLLYIFAYRKGYLRRHKQDTPGMGFELRGIWAMITSSKNTALAGIGLGVFAGLHMWVTGSLREHYRIFNFGELLEKMGHTSGLSIQGTVFDPGYWYITTQEAQLGGWVLNKAGVENMDNVYFGLNNGLPSPEINAPLLMSAGIILGAAVLALARREFKWKIPDMETAIFAIVGGAIMGIGARIGMGCNVGAFFAAVTNGDLTGWLFLAGMVIGGYIGVRTFNKWLMYRMSRNDDLEL from the coding sequence ATGAGCGAACACACTGCAACGGCAACAACAAAAATTGAAAATTCAGGAGAAGGGCTGCTGCATCGTGGCAGTATTTGGTCGATTATCATCGTGGCGCTGGTGGCGATTGCCTCGGCAATCGCGTTATCCGCTGACACGCGCTGGATCTATCTGCTGGTTTATGCGTGGTTCGGATTGATCTACGGTCTGCTTTTGCAATACGGGCGGTTTTGCATGGCGTCCGCGGTGCGGGATCTGTTTGCCGTGCAGGTGCCGAGGATGGCGGTCGGGATCATGATTGCCACGGCGCTCTTTTCACTGACCGCGGCACTGGTGACCGTCAGCGGCACCAGTACCTTTTATCCCCACCCGCTGGGCTGGCACATCATCATCGGCGGGCTGATTTTCGGCTTCGGTATGATTTTTACCGGGGGTTGTGCCTCCGGATCGCTCTACAAGAGCGGCGAGGGCAATGTCGGCTCCATGCTGGTGGTGGCCAGTATCTCCTTCTCCCAGGCACTGTTCGTCGATCTCGGTTCCTGGTCCAACGCCTTTGCACCGGCGTCATGGGCACAATCCGCGGCCGAAAAGGGCATGCCGGCGGAGTTGTCGGTAACCGACGGCTGGTTTGACCAGTTTATGGCCGGCTATATCTGGGATCTTTCGGGCGGCACGGTCGGCCAATGGCTGGATTCCGGCAATCAGTGGATTGACGCGTTTATCGGCAACGCCTTCCTCAGCGCAATTCTTCCTGTTCTGGTACTCGTTTTATTGCTTTATATCTTTGCCTATCGCAAGGGCTATCTGCGCCGGCACAAACAGGATACGCCGGGCATGGGTTTCGAGCTGCGCGGTATCTGGGCAATGATTACCTCATCGAAAAATACCGCCCTGGCCGGCATCGGTCTGGGGGTATTCGCCGGCTTGCATATGTGGGTCACCGGTTCCTTGCGGGAGCACTATCGCATTTTCAATTTTGGCGAGCTGCTGGAGAAGATGGGGCATACCTCCGGGCTTTCCATTCAGGGTACGGTTTTTGACCCGGGTTACTGGTATATCACCACCCAGGAAGCCCAGCTGGGCGGCTGGGTGCTCAACAAGGCCGGCGTTGAAAACATGGATAACGTCTATTTCGGGCTGAATAACGGTCTGCCGAGTCCGGAAATCAATGCGCCGTTGCTTATGTCAGCGGGCATTATCCTCGGGGCCGCCGTGCTCGCCCTGGCGCGCCGCGAGTTCAAATGGAAAATACCGGATATGGAAACGGCCATTTTCGCCATTGTCGGCGGGGCCATCATGGGGATCGGCGCGCGTATCGGCATGGGCTGTAATGTCGGCGCATTCTTCGCGGCGGTCACCAATGGCGATCTGACGGGCTGGCTTTTCCTGGCCGGCATGGTGATTGGCGGCTACATCGGCGTGCGGACCTTTAACAAGTGGCTGATGTATCGCATGTCCCGTAATGATGACCTGGAATTGTAA
- the epmB gene encoding EF-P beta-lysylation protein EpmB, protein MITRTPPLWHTADWQKSLARAIRDPRQLLEQLALPADLLPAARAGARDFPLLVPHSYVARMQPGDPQDPLLRQVLPLEAELQHVPGYVADPVGDLPAMARPGLLHKYHGRALVVTTAACGIHCRYCFRRHFPYQDANPMPDRWQQVRDYLAADESIEELILSGGDPLSLSDHRLAGLLDAVQSIPHLKRLRLHTRYPIILPERLTDRLLHLLQQAPQAVIMVIHANHPNELDAGVRDALAPFRQAGMTLLNQAVLLRGVNDSAAALAGLSEALFAAGVLPYYLHQLDPVQGAAHFAVPEDRARALHAALRARLPGYLVPRLVQEIPGESAKTPLI, encoded by the coding sequence ATGATAACGCGAACTCCCCCCCTGTGGCATACCGCAGACTGGCAAAAATCCCTGGCCCGGGCCATCCGTGATCCCCGCCAGTTGCTGGAACAGCTGGCGCTGCCCGCCGATTTGCTGCCGGCGGCCCGGGCCGGTGCCCGGGATTTTCCGCTGCTGGTGCCGCACAGCTATGTGGCGCGCATGCAACCGGGTGATCCGCAGGATCCCCTGCTGCGCCAGGTCTTGCCGCTGGAAGCGGAGCTGCAGCACGTTCCCGGCTATGTGGCCGATCCGGTCGGCGATCTGCCGGCCATGGCCCGGCCCGGCCTGCTGCACAAGTATCACGGCCGCGCACTGGTGGTCACCACCGCCGCCTGCGGGATTCATTGCCGCTACTGCTTCCGGCGTCACTTTCCGTATCAGGACGCCAACCCCATGCCGGATCGCTGGCAGCAGGTTCGCGACTACCTTGCCGCCGATGAGAGCATCGAGGAACTGATTCTCAGCGGCGGGGATCCGCTGAGCCTCTCGGATCACCGCCTGGCCGGCTTGCTCGACGCGGTGCAATCGATCCCCCATCTCAAGCGGCTGCGCCTGCATACCCGCTATCCGATTATCCTGCCGGAGCGGCTGACCGATCGGCTGTTACACCTGCTGCAGCAAGCGCCCCAGGCCGTGATCATGGTGATCCACGCCAATCACCCCAACGAGCTGGATGCCGGCGTCAGAGACGCGCTGGCGCCCTTCCGTCAGGCGGGTATGACGTTGCTTAACCAGGCGGTGCTGCTGCGCGGGGTCAACGACAGCGCGGCGGCACTGGCCGGGCTGAGCGAGGCACTGTTCGCCGCCGGCGTCCTGCCCTATTACCTGCACCAGCTCGACCCGGTGCAGGGTGCGGCTCATTTCGCCGTCCCCGAGGACCGCGCCCGCGCGCTGCATGCGGCGCTACGGGCGCGGCTGCCGGGCTATCTGGTCCCCCGCCTGGTGCAAGAGATCCCGGGCGAAAGCGCCAAAACACCCCTTATCTGA
- a CDS encoding multiheme c-type cytochrome gives MNRITTLLILAGAIGVGLLLYRLLVPPQEDVESFLGHHWERPIPFQGPPPAAFSDLEASLDPQSCAQCHAEQHADWKQSLHSETFSPGLRWQLQLMTPEQGKSCLQCHAPMSEQVTLVAAERGWPGAPAEAPPAHIPRDLHEQGLACAACHVRKHERVGPPPRDPNIDPEQGPHGGFTAKAAFKDSRFCAACHQFPEDGPRVNGKLRENTVVQWQQSRHAEEGRTCQRCHMPGRRHQWRGIHDPAMTASALETTFQVSDDRVVAAVSNTGAGHHFPTYMVPEIELRLERVAADGKRQALAREIIAWRTNLALTEELFDTRIKSGETRELEADLSPALAQNESLELVMAVAPRRLYERTFEDYQQRQGDKLDPAVRALLTLSIAEAKNSHYQRILARYPARVAN, from the coding sequence GTGAACAGAATAACGACACTCCTGATTCTGGCCGGCGCGATTGGCGTCGGTCTGCTGCTGTACCGCTTGCTGGTGCCGCCGCAGGAGGATGTTGAAAGCTTTCTCGGGCATCACTGGGAGCGCCCGATTCCGTTTCAGGGGCCTCCGCCAGCCGCATTCAGTGATCTGGAGGCCTCGCTGGATCCGCAAAGCTGCGCGCAATGCCATGCCGAACAGCATGCCGACTGGAAGCAAAGTCTGCACAGCGAGACCTTCTCGCCGGGTTTGCGCTGGCAGCTGCAATTAATGACCCCCGAGCAGGGCAAGAGCTGTCTGCAATGCCATGCCCCGATGAGCGAACAGGTGACCCTGGTGGCGGCCGAACGGGGCTGGCCCGGTGCGCCGGCGGAGGCGCCGCCGGCGCATATTCCCCGCGATCTGCACGAGCAGGGACTGGCCTGTGCCGCCTGCCATGTGCGAAAGCACGAGCGCGTGGGACCGCCGCCGCGCGATCCGAACATCGATCCCGAGCAGGGCCCGCATGGCGGATTTACCGCGAAGGCCGCCTTCAAAGACAGCCGGTTTTGTGCCGCCTGTCATCAGTTTCCCGAGGACGGGCCGCGGGTCAACGGCAAGCTGCGCGAGAACACGGTGGTGCAATGGCAGCAGTCGCGCCATGCCGAGGAGGGCCGCACCTGCCAGCGTTGTCACATGCCGGGTCGGCGCCATCAGTGGCGCGGCATTCACGATCCGGCGATGACCGCCTCGGCCCTGGAGACGACCTTTCAGGTGAGCGACGATCGGGTCGTGGCGGCGGTCAGCAATACGGGTGCGGGCCACCATTTTCCCACCTATATGGTGCCGGAGATCGAACTGCGCCTGGAACGGGTCGCCGCGGATGGCAAGCGGCAAGCGCTTGCCCGCGAGATCATCGCCTGGCGCACCAACCTGGCGTTGACCGAGGAGCTGTTCGACACCCGGATCAAAAGCGGCGAGACGCGGGAGCTTGAGGCCGATCTGTCCCCGGCGCTGGCACAAAACGAATCGCTCGAGCTGGTGATGGCGGTCGCGCCGCGGCGGTTATACGAGCGGACCTTCGAGGACTACCAGCAACGGCAGGGCGACAAACTTGACCCGGCGGTGCGCGCGCTGCTGACCCTGTCCATTGCCGAGGCAAAAAACAGCCATTATCAGCGCATCCTGGCGCGTTATCCGGCCCGGGTTGCAAATTGA
- a CDS encoding sulfurtransferase TusA family protein — translation MAIKFEKVDEGDYLLDVTGYVCPHPQMYTKKALQKMDGGDVLTLKFDNPSSGESIMAMCESEGNDLFSRDEDAGTYVWKIRKGAA, via the coding sequence ATGGCAATTAAATTTGAAAAAGTCGATGAAGGTGATTACCTGCTGGATGTGACCGGCTATGTCTGCCCGCATCCGCAAATGTATACCAAGAAGGCCCTGCAGAAGATGGACGGCGGCGATGTGCTGACGCTGAAGTTCGACAATCCCTCCTCGGGGGAGTCGATCATGGCGATGTGCGAATCCGAAGGTAATGATCTGTTCAGTCGCGATGAAGATGCCGGCACCTATGTCTGGAAGATCCGCAAAGGGGCGGCCTGA